The Solidesulfovibrio fructosivorans JJ] DNA window TCAACGGGTTTGCTCAGCCGATAGAGGTAGAAAGACCGCCCGGCGCTGCGCATCCGGGTGTTGACCGACACCAGAAAGCCGATGCCGGAGGAATCCATGAACGTGACGTCGGAAAGGTCGATGACGACCGTGCCCACGCTGTTCCCGTCGAGTTCCGCGTCCAGGCGGCGCTTGAGATCCCCTGTGATCTCCAGGGTTATTTCGCCGACGTAGCGCAGCATCAAGGCGTTTCCGACATGCGTGAGGGTCAGCTTTTCCACCGCGTCGTCCCTATGTCCTTATGGATGAAGACCACGTTTTCGCCGTCCCGCCGATGTACCCGGCAGTGCGTCGAGAGCATGCGCATAATATAAAGGCCCCGGCCGCCTTCGGAATCCGGCCCCGGATTCTCGAAGCGGGCGCCCGAGGCGAATCCCTTGCCCCAATCGACGATCTCGAGCTCCACCCACTCCTTCGGCAGCACGGCCAGCCGGACTTCCACCCGGCCCGGGTTCCCGCCGTAAGCATGCCGGCAGACATTGGCGCAGGCCTCGGTCAGGATGATGTCGAGGTCGTGCAAGGCGTCGACATCGGCCAGATGCTCGCGGGCCAGATACTCCACCACGTCCTTGGCCAGCCGACGGCTGTCGCCAGGATGGGAGA harbors:
- a CDS encoding ATP-binding protein, yielding MKQPVIHKVFGAISHPGDSRRLAKDVVEYLAREHLADVDALHDLDIILTEACANVCRHAYGGNPGRVEVRLAVLPKEWVELEIVDWGKGFASGARFENPGPDSEGGRGLYIMRMLSTHCRVHRRDGENVVFIHKDIGTTRWKS
- a CDS encoding STAS domain-containing protein, with the translated sequence MEKLTLTHVGNALMLRYVGEITLEITGDLKRRLDAELDGNSVGTVVIDLSDVTFMDSSGIGFLVSVNTRMRSAGRSFYLYRLSKPVEKTLGLVQLLQFFQILADETALAAVCA